The following coding sequences lie in one Phalacrocorax aristotelis chromosome 2, bGulAri2.1, whole genome shotgun sequence genomic window:
- the NBEAL2 gene encoding LOW QUALITY PROTEIN: neurobeachin-like protein 2 (The sequence of the model RefSeq protein was modified relative to this genomic sequence to represent the inferred CDS: deleted 1 base in 1 codon), whose amino-acid sequence MASRERLYELWMLYFAKKDLSYLQQWLEAFVMNFEKIIALPSLEPRRPEESVSEIPVLPREVLQVLSQRLGQCVAQIPREEGGGASLGQALLLLKFFIIICRNLENIQMDKTPGFIAEVLKLLRVCSSKLKSVQEDEQSGAQLESGMLYALHLCECLFDPYQTWRRQLSGEVISTKEKSKYKFSPAPLPPEFSAFFQESFQAGGQLPETLQLRLIHLFGAILSGSKPNALRAITPAAVEVLLGVLRRGGGGTPPVPGLLELALRGVVAVVHVLHGSSPGTGPMPLRVLLDGYFRVLNSDLPVASLAPEAAGGLIAVRVLMLDAIPAMLNCEDRPVLQAVFLSNNCFEHIIRLLQNSKLYLSGSREAGEARDEVPAQPPDRDGLQQVFDSSSDAIAVHAIGVLTAIMSNSPSAKEVFKERIGYAHLYEVLRSQGQPTQRLLQELLNMAVEGDHSSFPVRPIRNEQPLLILLAWLPALACRELQVFLSGWLRRLCDASLPSRLTCVKAGMVGCLLGALATEPALPAACSENLLELLRALGSLSIRPGELRQLLRLLRHERGQGPHPYAAPVIRALSGMARVEGPPRALQCFDLTPGMAGIMVPAVQKWPGGAFAFHAWLCLSEEEPEPPARPKRRQLYSFFTAGGTGFEAFFTAGGVLVVAVCTKKDYMTVALPEFAFNDSAWHCVDIVHVAGRRPFGQNIVSIYTDGHLRKTAQLRFPSLHESFTSCCIGSAGHRTTTTTATAASHPPASHGPELVFPSRPSLGRSQSVPAALGPHTWTPTQLPTEGVVATTAAGSQDTEWGSPTSLEGHLGSVAIFCEALQQAQVKALFCAGPNVTSPFTMEGDLVELSSKLLLYYTPQACRNNICLDLSPSHGLDGRLTGHKVVNWDVKDVVNCVGGMGVLLPLLEQVVSKKEEPEDEQETNDLVGPELTSSRNAQGMLIPLGKSSESRLERNSVAAFLLLVKNFIQNHPVNQESLVQCHGPAIIGALLQKVSGPLLDMSMLMASQMLMDQVASEGSGLLLHLLYQHLLFDFRIWSNSDFAVRLGHIQYLANVIKDHKQRICKKYGVQYILDSIRTYYSTSREKTTATDDIKTVQTSLFSLVKDFFCRSFSGEEMQSLLNYVAGAQDEQQVCGALEVIHSLLKGSPAQEQLFAFLFEPGHVEVLFSLLVQKKFSDEVRERVFKILYKMLKYERVPERSKNRLKLKDIGYQGLIACLTDIPGSMLLFRCLSEQVLGADPPNYKDLVAVVYLSHRAKLTVRLDICRKLFHLIYAQQDMVKQLARLAGWQDTLTKLYVKESYESRQHSLSIAGNGGCLELLRLSDTSGKEGMSPLPAELQELDVFLPLGYEVSDQELSEGFSDHSISPSGRTKSFHSYNFKSFDSSDRASRSSSNPGDGPPFDGVYHPLSPFSTSPFDLGLELASTSSVATAESGTQTPASGPDTPSPLESFKPFPGMRARKSSSLSNVLDENSYQDTLPSDNVSNTSNPQQTPEEELCNLLTNIVFSVTWRGVEGWDDVAWRERGQVFSVLTKLGSACELVRPPDEIKRSLLEMMLESALTDLKESGPAALPGLTHNALKLLRLLQDFLFSEGHNNQALWSEKIYEGVNSLLDKLGVWYHLANGTSDLKEMAQTGLRILVGYIMLQDPQLHSLAYVKLHSLLQTASAPKKDEACYLLGKLETPLRRSVDTKSETFSWLVPIVRTLMDQCYETLQLQVFLPSLPPTNGSLTFYEDFQLFCTTPEWRGFIEKHVQPTMAQFEMDTFAKSHDHMSNFWNACYDAMMSSSQRREREKAASRKMFQDLVLEPAVKRAKVENTRHANVLKQANNHHGTVLKQWRSLCRLLTSPRSAWADRNPPEVRWKLSSAETYSRMRLKLVPNLNFDQHLEASALRDNLGADHLHNPTESLPLAMAKEAKVSELEDDQLAEEDLPVLDNQTEPKEQNQREKLVVSEDCELITTVAVVPGRLEVTTQHVYFYDGSSEKEETEGGIGYDFKRPLSHLREVHLRRYNLRRSALELFFIDQANYFLNFKKKVVAPFPPSNPSRAMAQPRLRPLHVLPVSPQVRNKVYSCILGLRPPNQIYFGSRSPQELLKASGLTQKWVLREISNFEYLMQLNTIAGRTYNDLSQYPVFPWILRDYVSETLDLTDPAVFRDLSKPIGVANERHARDVKEKYESFEDPTGTVDKFHYGTHYSNAAGVMHYLIRTEPFTTLHIQLQSGRFDCSDRQFHSVPAAWQARMENPVDVKELIPEFFYFPDFLENQNGFDLGCLQLSNEKVGDVVLPRWARSREDFIYQHRKALESEYVSAHLHEWIDLIFGYKQRGPAAVEALNVFYYCTYEGAVDLDAIADETQRKALEGIISNFGQTPCQLLKEPHPARLSAESAARRLVRLDTRSPNVFENLDQLKSFFVEGISDGVALVQAVVPKNQAHSFITQGSPDILVTVSANGLLGTHNWLPYDKNISNYFSFTKDPTVSNAKTQRFLQGPFAPSVDLCSRTLAVSPDGKLLFSGGHWDNSLRVTSLAKGKVVGHITRHIDVVTCLALDLCGIYLISGSRDTTCMVWQVLQQGGFSSGLAPKPVQVLYGHDAEVTCVAISTELDMAVSGSKDGTIIIHTIRRGLFIRSLRPPGESSPPAILSHLAVGPEGQVVAQTAVGQRACLKDRFALHLYSVNGKHLSSVPLDEEVTAMCLTEEFVVLGTMQCGLEIRDLQSLRMAVSPVPMRVPVHSVSVTKEKSHILVGLEDGKLIVVGAGQPAEVRPGQFRRRLWRSTRRISQVSAGETEYNPAEGRS is encoded by the exons ATGGCTTCCCGGGAGCGGCTCTACGAGCTTTGGATGCTATACTTCGCTAAG AAGGACCTCTCCTACCTGCAGCAGTGGCTGGAAGCCTTCGTCATGAACTTCGAGAAGATCAttgccctgccctccctggaGCCCAGGAG GCCGGAGGAGTCGGTGTCGGAGATCCCGGTGCTGCCGCGGGaggtgctgcaggtgctgagcCAGCGGCTGGGGCAGTGCGTGGCCCAGATCCCGCGggaggagggcggcggggccaGCCTGGGGCAGGCGCTGCTCCTCCTCAAGTTCTTCATCATCATCTGCAG AAACCTGGAAAACATCCAAATGGACAAAACCCCCGGCTTCATCGCGGAGGTGCTGAAGCTGCTGCGGGTCTGCAGCAGCAAG CTGAAGAGTGTCCAGGAGGATGAGCAAAGCGGGGCGCAGCTGGAGAGCGGGATGCTCTATGCCCTGCATCTCTGCGAGTGCCTCTTCGACCCCTACCAGACCTGGCGGCGACAGCTGAGCGG GGAAGTCATCAGCACGAAGGAGAAGAGTAAATACAAGTTCTCCCCGGCCCCTTTGCCCCCCGAGTTCAGCGCCTTCTTCCAAG AGAGTTTCCAAGCTGGAGGGCAGCTTCCCGAAACACTCCAGCTCCGACTTATCCATCTTTTTGGGGCCATCCTCTCTGGATCCAAG CCCAACGCGCTGCGGGCCATCACGCCGGCGGCGGtggaggtgctgctgggggtgctgcggcggggaggcggggggacCCCCCCAGTCCCCGGGTTGCTGGAGCTGGCGCTACGCGGCGTGGTGGCCGTGGTCCACGTGCTGCACGGCAGCAGCCCCGGCACCGGCCCCATGCCGTTGCGTGTCCTCCTGGATGGTTACTTCAGGGTGCTCAACTCGGACCTGCCCGTCGCTTCCTTGGCGCCGGAGGCGGCCGGTGGCCTCATCGCTGTCCGTGTCCTCATGCTGG ATGCCATCCCGGCCATGCTGAACTGTGAGGACCGGCCGGTCCTCCAAGCCGTCTTTCTCAGCAACAACTGCTTTGAGCACATCATCCGCCTCCTCCAAAACAGCAAG CTCTACCTCAGCGGCTCACGGGAGGCGGGCGAAGCCCGGGACGAGGTCCCCGCGCAGCCACCGGACAGGGATGGCCTCCAACAG GTCTTTGACAGCAGCTCCGACGCCATCGCGGTCCACGCCATCGGGGTGCTCACCGCCATCATGAGCAACTCGCCCTCGGCCAAG GAGGTGTTCAAGGAGCGCATCGGCTATGCCCACCTCTACGAGGTCTTGAGGAGCCAAGGACAGCCCACCCAACGCCTGCTCCAGGAGCTCCTCAACATG GCAGTGGAGGGCGACCACAGCTCCTTCCCGGTGCGCCCCATCCGCAACGAGCAACCCCTGCTCATCCTGCTGGCCTGGCTGCCGGCGCtggcgtgccgggagctgcaggTCTTCCTCTCGGGCTGGCTGCGGCGGCTCTGCGACGCCTCCCTGCCCAGCCGCCTCACCTGCGTCAAGGCAGGCATGGTGGGCTGCCTGCTGGGTGCTCTGGCCACCGAGCCGgcgctgccagctgcctgctccgAAAATTTACTGGAGCTGCTGCGAGCGTTGGGCAGCCTCTCCATCCGCCCCGGGGAGCTGCGGCagctgctgcggctgctgcgGCACGAGCGGGGTCAGGGACCGCATCCCTACGCGGCACCCGTCATCCGGGCGCTCTCGGGGATGGCACGGGTCGAGGGACCCCCCCGGGCACTGCAGTGCTTCGACCTGACGCCCGGCATGGCGGGGATCATGGTGCCTGCCGTCCAGAAGTGGCCCGGTGGTGCCTTCGCCTTCCACGCCTGGTTGTGCCTGAGCGAGGAGGAGCCCGAACCACCGGCGAGGCCGAAGAGGAGGCAGCTCTACAG CTTCTTCACTGCTGGAGGGACGGGCTTTGAGGCGTTCTTCACCGCCGGCGGCGTGTTGGTGGTGGCCGTCTGCACCAAGAAGGACTACATGACGGTGGCGTTGCCAGAGTTTGCCTTCAACGACTCGGCTTGG CACTGCGTTGACATTGTCCATGTCGCCGGCCGACGGCCCTTCGGCCAGAATATTGTCAGCATCTACACCGATGGGCACCTGCGAAAGACAGCGCAGCTCCGCTTCCCCTCCCTCCACGAG TCCTTCACCTCCTGCTGCATCGGCTCCGCGGGCCACCggaccaccaccaccaccgccaccGCTGCCAGCCACCCACCAGCATCCCATGGGCCAGAGCTGGTCTTCCCCTCACGCCCCTCGCTCGGCCGCTCCCAGTCCGTCCCTGCCGCCCTGGGCCCCCACACTTGGACCCCCACTCAGCTCCCCACAGAGGGGGTGGTGGCCACCACAGCGGCGGGCAGCCAGGACACCGAGTGGGGCAGCCCCACCTCCCTGGAGGGTCACCTCGGCTCTGTGGCCATCTTCTGCGAGGCTCTGCAGCAAGCCCAGGTCAAGGCGCTCTTCTGTGCGG GGCCAAACGTCACATCACCGTTTACAATGGAAGGTGACTTGGTGGAGCTCAGCAGCAAGCTCCTGCTGTACTACACCCCACAG GCCTGCAGGAACAACATCTGCCTGGACCTCTCTCCCAGCCACGGCTTGGATGGGAGGCTGACGGGGCACAAGGTGGTCAACTGGGACGTCAAG GACGTGGTCAACTGCGTGGGTGGGATGGGCGTGCTGCTGCCCCTGCTCGAGCAAGTGGTGTCCAAGAAGGAGGAGCCCGAGGATGAGCAGGAGACCAATGACCTGGTGGGGCCAGAGCTGACATCCTCCAGGAATGCCCAGGGCATGCTCATCCCACTGGGCAAGTCCTCAG AGAGCAGGCTGGAGAGGAACAGCGtggctgccttcctgctgctggtgaAGAACTTCATCCAGAACCACCCGGTGAACCAGGAGAGCCTGGTGCAGTGCCACGGGCCGGCCATCATCGGGGCGCTGCTGCAGAAG GTCTCCGGTCCTCTGCTGGACATGAGCATGTTGATGGCCTCGCAGATGCTCATGGACCAGGTGGCCTCCGAGGGCAGCGGGCTCCTGCTGCACCTCCTCTACCAGCATCTCCTCTTCGACTTCCGCATCTGGAGCAACAGCGACTTCGCCGTCCGCTTAG GTCATATCCAGTATCTGGCCAACGTCATCAAGGACCACAAGCAGCGCATCTGCAAGAAGTACGGGGTGCAGTACATCCTTGATTCCATCCGGACGTACTACAG CACCTCCAGGGAGAAGACCACAGCCACCGACGACATCAAGACAGTGCAGACATCCCTCTTCAGCTTGGTGAAGGATTTCTTCTGCAGGAGCTTCTCTGGGGAGGAGATGCAGAGCTTGCTGAACTACGTGGCTGGGGCGCAGGATGAGCAGCAG GTCTGCGGGGCACTGGAGGTGATCCACAGCCTGCTGAAGGGATCGCCTGCCCAGGAGCAGCTCTTCGCCTTCCTTTTTGAGCCGGGCCATGTGGAGGTCCTCTTCTCACTGCTGGTGCAGAAGAAGTTCTCGGATGAAGTGCGGGAGAGAGTCTTCAAG ATCCTCTACAAGATGCTGAAGTATGAGAGGGTCCCTGAGCGCAGCAAGAACCGCCTGAAGCTGAAGGACATCGGGTACCAGGGGCTCATTGCCTGCCTCACTGACATCCCCGGCTCCATGCTGCTCTTCCGATGCCTCTCGGAGCAGGTCCTCGGGGCAG ACCCTCCCAACTACAAGGACCTGGTGGCCGTGGTTTACCTGTCCCACCGGGCCAAGCTGACCGTCCGGCTCGATATCTGCCGCAAG CTCTTCCACTTGATCTATGCGCAGCAGGACATGGTGAAGCAGCTGGCGAGGCTGGCCGGCTGGCAGGACACGCTCACCAAGCTCTACGTCAAAGAGTCCTACGAGTCCCGCCAGCACAGCCTGAGCATCGCGGGCAACGGGGGCTGCCTGGAGCTCCTCCGTCTCTCAGACACCTCCGGCAAAGAGGGGATGAGCCCACTGCCAGCcgagctgcaggagctggatgTCTTCTTGCCACTGGGCTATGAGGTCTCAGACCAGGAGCTCTCCGAGGGCTTCTCCGACCACTCCATCTCCCCGAGCGGCCGCACCAAGTCCTTCCACTCCTACAACTTCAAGTCTTTTGACTCCTCCGACCGGGCCAGCCGCTCATCCTCCAACCCCGGTGATGGTCCTCCTTTCGATGGTGTCTACCACCCTCTCTCACCCTTCTCCACCTCACCCTTCGACCTGGGGCTTGAGCTGGCTAGCACCAGCTCCGTCGCCACGGCTGAGAGCGGCACGCAGACCCCCGCCAGCGGCCCCGACACCCCCTCACCCCTGGAGAGCTTCAAGCCCTTCCCAGGGATGCGAGCACGCAAGAGCTCCAGCCTCTCAAACGTCCTGGATGAGAACAGCTACCAGGACACGCTACCCAGTGACAACGTTTCCAATACCAGCAACCCCCAG CAAACGCCTGAGGAGGAGCTGTGCAACCTCCTGACCAACATCGTCTTCTCGGTCACCTGGCGCGGGGTGGAGGGTTGGGACGACGTGGCTTGGAGGGAACGTGGGCAGGTCTTCTCCGTCCTCACCAAGTTGGGGTCGGCGTGCGAGCTGGTGCGGCCCCCCGATGAGATCAAGCGCAG CCTGCTGGAGATGATGCTGGAGTCGGCGCTGACGGACCTGAAGGAGTCGGGGCCAGCTGCCCTGCCCGGTCTCACCCACAACGCCCTCAAGCTGCTGCGGCTGCTCCAGGACTTCTTGTTCTCTGAAGGACACAACAACCAGGCCCTGTGGAGCGAGAAG aTCTACGAGGGGGTGAACAGTCTGCTGGACAAGCTGGGCGTCTGGTACCACCTGGCCAACGGCACCTCCGACCTCAAGGAGATGGCCCAGACGGGTCTACGCATTCTCGTGGGCTACATCATGCTGCAGGACCCCCAG CTGCACTCGCTGGCATACGTGAAGCTCCACAGCCTGCTGCAGACCGCCTCGGCCCCCAAAAAGGACGAGGCTTGCTACCTGCTGGGCAAGTTGGAGACGCCGCTGCGACGCTCGGTGGACACCAAGTCGGAAACCTTCTCCTGGTTGGTGCCCATCGTCCGGACGCTGATGGACCAGTGCTATGAgaccctgcagctgcaggtctTCCTGCCCTCGCTGCCTCCCACCAACGGCAGCCTCACTTTCTACGAGgacttccagctcttctgcaCCACCCCGGAGTGGAGGGGCTTCATCGAGAAGCAC GTGCAGCCCACCATGGCCCAGTTTGAGATGGACACCTTTGCCAAGAGCCATGACCACATGTCCAATTTCTGGAACGCCTGCTACGATGCCATGATGAGCAGCTCCCAGCGGCGGGAGCGGGAGAAGGCGGCCAGCCGCAAGATGTTCCAG GACCTGGTGCTGGAGCCGGCGGTGAAGCGCGCCAAGGTGGAAAACACCCGGCACGCCAATGTGCTCAAGCAGGCCAACAACCACCATGGCACCGTGCTGAAGCAGTGGCGGTCCCTGTGCCGCCTCCTCACCTCACCCCGCTCCGCCTGGGCTGACCG GAACCCACCAGAGGTTCGCTGGAAGCTCTCAAGCGCCGAGACCTACTCCCGGATGAGGCTGAAGCTGGTGCCCAACCTGAACTTTGACCAGCACTTGGAGGCCAGTGCCCTACGGGACAACCTGG GAGCTGACCACCTCCACAACCCCACCGAGTCCCTCCCGCTCGCCatggccaaggaggccaaggTGAGCGAGCTGGAGGATGACCAACTGGCTGAGGAGGACCTCCCCGTCCTGGACAACCA GACTGAGCCCAAGGAGCAGAACCAGCGGGAGAAGCTGGTGGTCTCGGAGGACTGCGAGCTCATCACGACGGTGGCCGTCGTCCCTGGCCGCCTGGAGGTGACGACCCAGCACGTCTACTTTTACGACGGCAGCAGCGAGAAGGAGGAGACGGAAGGAG GGATCGGATATGACTTCAAGCGCCCCTTGTCCCACCTGCGCGAGGTCCACCTGCGCCGCTACAACCTGCGCCGCTCCGCGCTTGAGCTCTTCTTCATCGACCAGGCCAACTACTTCCTCAATTTCAAAAAAAAGGTGGTGGCACCC TTCCCCCCTTCAAACCCCTCCAGGGCCATGGCACAGCCCAGGCTCCGGCCACTGCATGTCCTACCCGTGTCCCCCCAGGTGAGAAACAAGGTGTACTCCTGCATCCTCGGCCTGCGTCCCCCCAACCAGATCTACTTCGGCAGCCGGTCgccccaggagctgctgaaagCCTCAGGGCTCACCCAG AAATGGGTCCTGCGGGAGATCTCCAACTTTGAGTACCTCATGCAGCTGAACACGATTGCGGGGCGCACCTACAACGACCTCTCCCAGTACCCTGTG tTCCCCTGGATCCTGCGGGATTACGTCTCAGAGACCCTCGACCTCACCGACCCAGCCGTGTTTCGGGACCTGTCCAAGCCCATCGGGGTGGCCAACGAGCGGCACGCACGGGACGTGAAGGAGAA GTACGAGAGCTTTGAGGACCCCACGGGCACCGTGGACAAGTTCCACTACGGCACGCACTACTCCAACGCGGCGGGCGTCATGCACTACCTGATCCGCACCGAGCCCTTCACCACCCTCCACATCCAGCTGCAGAGCGGCAG GTTTGACTGCTCGGACCGGCAGTTCCATTCGGTGCCGGCAGCATGGCAAGCCCGCATGGAGAACCCCGTGGACGTCAAGGAGCTCATCCCCGAGTTCTTCTACTTCCCCGATTTCCTGGAGAACCAGAATG gcttcgacctgggctgcctgcagctctccaaCGAAAAGGTGGGCGACGTGGTGCTGCCCCGGTGGGCGCGCTCCCGCGAGGACTTCATCTACCAGCACCGCAAAGCCTTG GAGTCGGAGTATGTCTCAGCCCACCTCCACGAGTGGATCGACCTCATTTTTGGGTACAAGCAACGAGGCCCGGCCGCCGTGGAGGCCCTCAATGTCTTCTACTACTGCACCTACGAGG gggcCGTGGACCTGGATGCCATTGCTGATGAGACGCAGAGGAAGGCTCTGGAGGGCATCATCAGCAACTTTGGGCAGACGCCCTGCCAGCTGCTCAAG GAGCCCCACCCTGCCCGACTGTCGGCAGAGAGCGCTGCCCGGAGGCTGGTCCGCCTCGACACCCGCTCACCCAACGTCTTCGAGAACCTGGACCAGCTCAAGTCCTTCTTCGTGGAG GGCATCAGCGATGGGGTGGCCCTGGTGCAAGCTGTGGTCCCCAAGAACCAGGCGCACTCCTTCATCACGCAGGGATCACCCGACATCCTG GTCACCGTGAGTGCCAACGGCTTGCTGGGGACCCACAACTGGTTGCCCTATGACAAGAACATCTCCAACTACTTCAGCTTCACCAAAGACCCCACTGTCTCCAATGCAAA GACCCAGCGCTTCCTGCAGGGCCCCTTCGCCCCCAGCGTGGACCTGTGCTCCCGCACGTTGGCCGTGTCCCCCGACGGCAAGCTGCTCTTCagtgggggacactgggacaacagccTCCGTGTCACCTCGCTGGCCAAAGGGAAGGTCGTTGGGCACATCACCCGGCACATAG ACGTTGTCACCTGCCTGGCGCTTGACCTCTGCGGCATCTACCTCATTTCTGGATCCCGGGACACCACCTGCATGGTGTGGCAGGTCCTACAGCAG GGTGGGTTTTCCAGCGGCTTGGCTCCCAAACCCGTCCAGGTCCTGTACGGCCACGACGCCGAGGTGACGTGCGTGGCCATCAGCACCGAGCTGGACATGGCAGTGTCGGGCTCCAAG GATGGCACCATCATCATCCACACCATCCGCCGGGGTCTCTTCATCCGGTCCCTGCGGCCGCCCGGCGAGAGCTCACCACCCGCCATCCTCTCCCACCTGGCCGTGGGGCCGGAGGGGCAGGTGGTCGCCCAGACTGCCGTGGGTCAACGAGCCTGCTTGAAG GACAGGTTTGCGCTGCACCTCTACTCGGTGAACGGGAAACACCTCTCCTCCGTCCCGCTGGACGAGGAGGTGACGGCCATGTGCCTGACGGAGGAGTTTGTGGTGCTGGGGACCATGCAGTGCGGGCTGGAGATCCGTGACCTCCAGAG CCTCAGGATGGCCGTGTCCCCCGTGCCCATGCGGGTGCCCGTCCACAGCGTGTCCGTCACCAAGGAGAAGAGTCACATCTTGGTGGGGTTGGAGGATGGCAAGCTCATCGTGGTGGGGGCTGGGCAGCCCGCTGAG GTGCGGCCGGGCCAGTTCCGACGGCGGCTGTGGCGCTCCACGCGCCGCATCTCCCAGGTCTCGGCCGGCGAGACGGAGTACAACCCCGCCGAGGGCAGGTCCTAG